The Phycisphaeraceae bacterium region ACCAGCGTGCGCACCTCGACCGCCCCAGCCAGTGAGATCCCCACCATGCCCCCACGCTGCACGCGCCCGCCATGGATCAGGATCGTCTCGGCGTCCGGGGATTCGGGCCGCATCGCCGTTCCACCCAAAATCGGCCTCCCACCGGCCGCCCGCCCAAGCGCCGGCAGCAGTTCCCCTGTAGGCATTGAACCTGCATCCACAAACACAAACGATGCCCGATGTTCGTCTCCGATCCCGACGACATGCGCCAGATCCGCGTCGTACGCCGCACCTTGAGAGGTCGGCATCGCGTCCGCATCGACCCCGAACACTGTCCCCCTGATCCCGTCGCCCGCCAGGACCAGAGCAGCGACACCAGCACGCCTCTCAAACACGGCCCGTCCGCCCACGACCCCCGCTGCCGACATGCCTGCCAGCACATCAGTGCCCAGACCCCGGGCCAGGGTTTCGCCGATCTTCGCCGCCGCGTCGGGCTTGAACCCACTGAAGAACACAAACGCAGCTGCCCCACGCCTCCCGTCCAGTTGCCCTTCGATCTGTTCAAGGACATGGGCGCACGCCAGCGAAGCGTCATGATGCCCCGAAAGCCCACACCCGAGCGCTATGTGTCCGCGCGCAGTTCCTGACATGCCGGGTCACTGTACCCGGTCGCCATGCCCCGAGCGCGCGTCACTGACAGACGAGCGGCTCGTCGCGGACTTTGAGCACGCCAGACGTCACCGAGGTAATCTGCACCACCATCGGCTCAGGAGCATCGCACACCAGCGTGCGGGCTGGCTCCAGTGCGCGCAGGTCAACAAGCATTCGCCGTGCCACGGTTTCAAGTACTTCCTCGCCATACCCCGCGTCAAGGTTGACAAGGCATCGCCTCGCCGCCTCACGCTCGGCCCGAACAGTCTGGCTGCGACGATGCTCACTGGCGACAAGTCGTGGTTCAATTGGATATCGATCGGTCATGGACCCTCCACCTTCTCTTCTGTTATCCCTTCGTCCGTGGAGGGCCGGCAAAGTCCCACGCCGCAGCGAGGATCCTTCCAACCGGTGACTGCTTCCCATCCCTGGGGGTGTCGCTGCTCATCCAGAATCGCGACCCTCACTCTCAACGGCTCAAAGAGCGATGGACTTGAGCGACTTTTGTCACATTCCTCAAAGATTCTTCAAATTGTGCCCAAACGCGCGCAGAGTTTGCGCATTGCATCAATCCTGACGCAGAGCCACCGGTTCACGGGTGCGCAGATGTTGCGCATCGAGCATCTTCACAATCGACTCAGGGCGTCTCGAGGAAATCCACCCGACTCGGGGTCACGATGCGCACACCAAGAGCCTGATCAAAGCGCGTCGACCCAATCACCCCAACCACCGCGCCCGTGTGGCGCTTCAGGTCGTCGGTCGCACCCGGGACGATATACCCCACCGTGCGCTGCAACCCCGGGCCTTCGATCGCTTCGATACGATACATGAGAGGCAGACGATTGCCGTCATAGAGCGTACTTGGGAGCAGTCGCCCGATCAGGGTGTATGACCGCTGATCCTGCCACGCCTTGACCCGAGTCGCCAGTTCCGCCTGACGCTTGTCCGCGTCGGCCAAGGCACGTTCGAGTTCCAGTCGCTGGTCGCGCAACTTGATACGCAACTCGAGCCACGCGATCCGCTGGTTGATCCCTGCGACCAGGGAAGGCTCGTTGCTCAGGGCAGCGGCCGACCGACGACACTCTGCCAGCATTTCTTCCAGACCCGCATCCATCTTGTCGCGAGGCATCGCCCGCAATTGATCGAACGACGCATTCAACTGGTTGATCGTCAGGGCGATCATCTCCTGCTGCGTCGCCGGCTCGGTCGGCTGGGCGTTCGTGCCAAGGGGTGCGTTGGTTTGATCGGAGGGCTGGGCAGTTTCAGGTTGGCGCACGACCGGAGGCAGCGGATCGGTGTTGATCGGGGAGAGGAGCGAAGTATCCACCGGATCGACGCTTGTTTGAGGGGTCGGGCTTGGTGCCGGAACCTGAGGCTGGGTCACCGGGCGCTCGGCTTGGTTGCCTGGAATGGGCGTAACTGGGGTATCCACCGGCTGGTCAACCGGGCGAGGCATTGGTGCGCCGGTGCTGGCAAGGTACCGGGCTGCCTCGGCCTCTGTGGCATCCCTCAAACTGGTAGAGAGCACAAAGCCACGGGCTTGAGCAGACACCTGGGGCTTGCGAGGGGTGGTCACGAGGTACTTCGAGACCTTGCCACCGATGCCAGCGATTTCTTCCTTGAGTTCGAGTTCGGTCCCCACCGGAAGCGGGGATTCAAAGAGGGCACACCATGACCCGCTGGCACCGAGCAGTTCGCTGGGCGCGAGCAGGGCCGACTCGCGCGTCAGGCGGAGTGTTTTGTCGTTGACTTTTTCAACGCGATCGGCTTCGACATAGGCATCAATCCCTTTGGGATACACCACCTTGGCCCACCCATTGGACTCGCCGATGACCTCGACGACCGTGCCGGCGTTGAGTTCAGCGACACGGTAAAACCGGGGCATATCGCCGGCCCGCATCGCTGTTCCATCCTGCGTCACCACCCTCAGTTGAAGGGCTTGACCAAAAGCACTGTTGACGAACAAGCACTGCGACGCAATGGCCACGAGCGTCAATCCGAGCACCATGATCGAGCGAGAACGCATAATCGAGACTCCTTTGGACAGACTATCTGCCTGTACATCGACACGACGAGTCCAGAAAGTGTACCCCTTGGAGCAGCGGGTGTCGCGCATCCGTGGCCGGGTTCAGGCTTTGACCGGCTCGCGGGGGTGCGCTACGTTGATGGTCATATGCACACACACCGCCGGGGATTCTGGACGCTGACAGCGGGAGGGCTTTTCCTCTTCGCTGGCGGCTGCTCATCGCCTCTTGGCCAGCGCAGCGAACTGGAACTACGTCGCGCCATGCATGAAACGGTCCGCCGCGAGGTCGAAGCGGCTGAACGTTCGCGCGCGATGCGCACAACCCAGCGCCGCTCGACAGTTGCCGACCTTGGGCTCTCGGATCGCGTGCTTGAGCAGTTGCAGCGTGACTACGACCCGAACCGCTACCTCGACGAACTGGCCACACGCGCCCGCGAGAAGACTGAAGGCGCGGCAGATCATGGCAACCCCATTCAGTACCTCATGGATGAAGACCTCTTCGGCGGGCAGCAGGCCGTGGTCGGAGTCTCGCTTGAGCGTGCGGTCAAGTCGGCTGTGCGCAACAACCTCGATGTGGCCATCGCACAGTTCGGACCTGCGCAACGTGAAGCCGATGTGGTCATCGCGCAAGCAGCGTTCGACTGGGCGTTCGTGGGTTCGCTCGATTGGCAGGACACCGATCAGCCTCGCGCTTCGACCGCCATCCCGGGCTTTGGCGGCGGCGGCGTGGTCATGGCATCGGATCAGACCGTCACAGGCTCGGCCGGGCTCGAACGCACGCTTATCACCGGCGGACAGTTTTCGATCGCACAGCGCTATGTCTATACGGACACGCGCGAAACATTTTTCGGGAGCGTGCCATCGCCCGACCCATCGACCGCAGCCGCCCTGGTGCTGGACTTCACGCAGCCGGTCTTGCGCGGGTTCGGGTCGGATGTCAACCTGTCGGAAATCAGGATTCGGCAGAACGCGGAACGGCGCGCGATCGCGGAGTTTCAGCGCACACTGATGTCAACCGTCTCGGAGGTCGAGAGCGCGTACTGGGATCTTGTGCGTGCTCAGTGGGAGCTTGTGATTCTGTCCAAACTCGTGGCCCGGGGCGAGGCGGTGCGCGATGACATCCGCGTGCGCAGCATCCTGGATGCTGACCCGGCGCAGATTGCCGACGCGGTCGCGCAGGTCGAAAGCCGCAAGGGAGACGTGCTGCGAGCGCAACGCGCGGTACGACAGGCAAGCGACCGGCTCAAACTGCTGATCAACGATCCGAGGCTGGCGCTGAGCGATGAGATCACGCTGATCCCGACCGATGCGGCTCTGGATCAGCCGATCGAGTTCAGTCTGTACGATGCGATTCTGACGGCCATTGATCGGCGGCCGGAGATTCAGCAGGCGATTCTGTCGATTGATGACGCGTCGATCAGGCAGTTGCTGGCAGAGAATCGGCGCTTGCCGCAGCTGGATCTTCGTGCCCAACTCGCATTGCTTGGGCTTGATGATGACCTCGGCGGCGCGACGCGCCATCAGACTCGTGGCGAGTTTATCGACAACTTCCTGCTTGGGGTTCTGCTGCGGCAGCCGATCGGCAACCGAGCCGCTGAGGCGGGCTATCGCCAGTCGCGCCTCGATCGGATGCAGTCGGTGGTGGCGTATCGGCGTGAGGTGCAAGCTGCGATTGCGCAGGTTCGCAGCGCGCTCGATGACGTGGTGACGAACTATCGGTTGATCGAACAGGCACGCACGTCGCGGCTAGCGGCGGCTGAGGCGCTGCGCACGCTGCTGGTCAAGAAGGAACTGATGGTCGGCGGATACACCGTCGAGAGGCTGAACCTGGAACTCGGCCAGCAGGCTTCGCTCGCGGCGGCGGAGCGGGCCGAGCAGGCGGCTCTGATCGACTACAACCTCTCGATCGCTCGGCTGCATCAGGCCATGGGGACAGTGCTCGAACGCAACCGAATCAACTTTATTGTGCCTGATGCCAACCAGCTGCTTGATGGCGAATCGGTGCTGGATGTGACTTCGCCCTAACATGCTTTCGTGCATGACACCCACGCACAACTTGAGGTCGCTGTTGCAAAGCTCCGTCGCGGAGAACTGGTCGCGTTTCCGACTGAGACCGTCTATGGGCTTGGCGCGGCGGCGTTTGATGAGGCTGCGGTGGCCAAAGTTTTTGAGACCAAGTCGCGACCATCGACCAACCCGCTGATCGTGCATGTTGCGTCGGTAGACATGGCAAGGACCGCATGCACAGAATGGCCGGAGCATGCGCAGATTTTGGCCGAGGCGTTCTGGCCCGGTCCGCTGTCGATTGTGGTGCGACGCTCCGAGCGTGTGCCAGCGAGTGTCGCGGCAGGAGGCCCGACGGTGTGCCTGCGCATGCCTGCGCATCCGCTTGCGCTCGCGCTGATCGAGGCGTTTGGCGAACCGATTATTGGGCCAAGTGCCAATCGATCAGGTCACGTTTCGCCGACGACTGCCGAGCATGTGCGAACGGAGTTTCCTGATGTGTTCGTGCTCGACGGCGGGCCTTGCCGAGTGGGGATCGAGAGCACGGTTGTCGATGTGACATCGAACCGACCCGCGATCTTGAGGCCGGGCGCGATCGGCGCGGCACGCATCGAAACCGTGCTTGGCGTATCGTTGCGAAACGCGCCAGGTGAGGAGTCGATCGCACGCAGTCCGGGCCTGTTGCATCGACATTACGCTCCGCGCACGCCGACGCTCTTGTGCGAGGCCTGGTCGGAGTTTGATGTGCCTGATGCGCGGGTGGTAGTGCTGACGCAGCGAGGCGCCGATGTGCCGAAGCAGTTCACAGCAATTCATATGCCCAGTGATGCGGAGGGGTACGCGGCTTTGCTGTATGACGCACTGCGGCGTGCCGATGCGATGGGCACTGAACTCATCATCGTCGAACGCCCCTCGGGCCCGGGCGATATGTCGCTGTGGGTGGCGATTGGTGATCGTCTCGAACGAGCCTCGGCACAGGATAAACACCCATGAGCATCGACAACATGGGTGGCGACAACGTGACTGGCGACATGGACCTGATCGCTGTGACAGCCTTTGGACTCGAGGCGGTCGCGGTGCGCGAGCTGCACGATCTTGGATTCGTGGACGCCAAGGCGTATGACACCGGACGCATCGGGTTTCGTGGGTCGTTCGAAGCAATCGCGCGTGCGAACCTGCACCTGCGTTCGGCCGAGCGTGTGCTGATTCGCGTGGGTTCATTCCCGGCTCTCGATTTTGATGCGCTGTTCGAGGGCGTCAAGTCGATGCCTTGGGAACGATGGCTGGGGCAAGATGTCGCGTTCGATGTCGCGGGGCGAAGTGTCAAAAGCGCGCTTTCGAGCGTGCCCGCGATTCAACGCTCAACCAAGCGAGCGATTGCGGATCGGCTTTTGAGTGCGCATTGCGCAAGCGATCTGCCGGAGACCGGTCCGAAGTTTTCGATCGAGGTTGCGTTGCTGCGCGATCAGGCAACGCTGACGATCGATACGACCGGGCCGGGACTCAACAAACGAGGGTATCGTGATCTTGTCGGAGAGGCGCAGCTGCGCGAGACCATGGCGGCCGCGCTGGTGATGCTGAGTTTCTGGAAGCCCGAGCGTCCGCTGATCGATCCGTTCTGTGGCACGGGCACGATCGTGATCGAGGCTGCGATGATCGGGCGCCGGATCGCTCCGGGGGTGAAGCGATCGTTTGATTTTGAACAATGGGCAATCACGCCGAGCCAGATCATGCCTTCGCTGCGTGAAGAGGCCCGCTCGCGGGAAGTGTCGTCTCTGCCGCAGCGCATCGTCGCGACGGATATCAGTGCAGACGCGCTGGAGATGGCACGCCATCATGCCCGTCGCGCAGGCGTCGAAGATGACATTCACTTTCAGCAGCGCGACTTTGCGGATCTTCGAGCGAAGGCCGAATTCGGGTGTGTCATCACAAACCCGCCGTATGGCCAGCGCATCGGCGATGCAACTGAGCTCCATCGCCTCTATGAGTCGTTTCCGGAGGTGCTTGCGCGGCTGCCGACATGGTCGCACTTTGTGCTGACCGCGTATCCCGATTTCGAGAGGCTTGTCGGACGCGAGGCTGATCGGAGGCGAAAACTCTTCAACGCAAACATCGAAGTGACGTACTACCAGTTTCACGGCCCGCGACCGGCAACGACGGATGAGCCTGAAGCGCCCGAAGCAAAGCCTGTCCCCGTGTTCGGCGGGCTCGATGAGAGGGCGCACAAGCAGGCAGAGATGTTTGCGACTGTTTTGAGCAAGCACGCCAGACATCTGCGCAAGTGGGCTGAGCGCGGCGTGCCTTGTTATCGTTTGTATGAGCGTGATATTCCTGAGGTGCCGCTCGTTGTGGATGTTTATGAGGGTCGGTTGCACATCGCCGAGTATGAAAGGCCGCACGAGCGGGATGCGGGACAGCATGCCGCATGGCTCGAACTCATGGTTCGTACAGCTTCGCAGGCTCTGGGGATTGATCGAAGGCACGCCTATCTCAAAAAGCGTGGGAGACAACGCGGCACCCAGCAGTACGAGCGTGTGTCAGAGCGGGCACACGTTTTCACGGTGCATGAACATGGGCTGAAGTTCGAGGTCAATCTCTCAGATTACGTCGATACCGGGCTGTTTCTCGATCATCGCATCACGCGGGCGATGGTGCGCGAGCGCGCGCGAGGCACTCACTTTCTCAACCTCTTCGGCTATACGGGCGCGTTCACGGTGTACGCAGCGGCTGGTGGCGCAGCAGACACCACTACCGTTGACCTTTCAACGACATATCTCGACTGGGCAGAACGCAATCTGGTGCTGAACAAGCTCGATGCGCCTGAACACGAACTTGTGCAGGCCGACGCGATGTCGTATCTGCTCTCGCTGCCCGCCCGCCCTCGGTTCGATCTTGCGGTGGTCGATCCGCCGACGTTCTCGAACAGCAAACGCACGGAAGAAATCTGGGATGTGCAGCGTGATCATCGCCCGCTTCTCACTACCCTGCACGCGCGTCTGCACCCTGGTGCGCTCGTGTATTTCTCGACCAACTTCCGCAAGTTCAAGCCCGATATCCCCGAGTGCTTCGATGTGCGCGAGATTACCGCGAAGACGATTCCCGAGGATTTTCGCAACAAGAAAATACACTATTGCTATCTGCTCAAGGCGCTGTAAAGCGGGGATCAGGCCGAGCCGCCTTCATTGCGCATCCGGCGCACGGCGTCGACGGCGTGATCCAGTTGCCGCTTGAGTTGGCGCACGCGCATCAGCGATGTGACGCGAGTGACCAGTTCGAGACGGTTGACCGGCTTGGTCAGAAAGTCGTCGGCCCCCGCGTCGACGGCGCGCTCGACATCCCCCACTTCGTTGAGCGCGGTGACCATGATGACAGGTATATCCCGCAGCGTCTTGTCCGCCTTGACACGCTCGCAGACCTGAAACCCGCTCATCCGCGGCATCATAATGTCGAGAACGATCACATCAGGATCAACCTCGGCCGCCCGTGCGAGGGCATCGATGCCATCGGTGGCAGTGACAATCTCGCACGGGAGATCCTCGAGATAGGCCTGAAGGAGTTCGAGGTTCTGCTCGTTGTCGTCGACGAGCAGGACCCTGGGTTGGGCAGACCCAGCGTCGGCGAGGAGATCAACCGGGTTGGTGTCTTCGTGAGCCATCATTCGTTCTCCGTGCAACTGCGCACCGTGGGAGACTGTATCACATCTCAAGTCCTGAGCCGCGCTGGCTTGACTCTGGCGGTTCATGGTGCACAATTCTGATTGGGGACTGGCAACAGCGTGAAGTATTCGTGAAAGGTGCACGACGATGAGTGTGGCGTCATTCTCGGGGCAGTGGGCCGATCAGTTCACCAGACCTTCAATCGAAGACCTTTTTGCCGGTCTCAACAAGGCAGACCATACCCTCGCACAGCGTTGTCTGGACCGTTTCGCGCAGGCCGGTGCCAGGGTCCGAACCGTACAGTGGCATGGGATTCCGTGGAACTGGACCATCGCGATTAAGTCCGATAATGATACTCCTCTGGCATTTTTGATACCCGAGCCCCGCAAGCCACAGCTAGCCCTGCGCCTTCCCGCTGCTCACTTCACTGGTGTTTCCTTGCGCAAGATCTCTAAGCCGATCCGCGAGGGGCTTTTGGCTGCCAAGGTTGTCAATGGCATCGTGTGGCCTGAATGGCAGCTTGTCTCCAAGTCCCAGGTCGACGAACTCCTTGCCTTGGTCGAACTCAAGCCGGTCGCCACCCGTGGCTTCTGATCGCGGGGGGAACCCCCCGAAACGGCTTCAGCCTCCCGCGTCATCAAGCCGATGTTTGGAGTGCGCTGTGACCTTGCGCACTATGCACGGCACTCGTGCCCCCTGAGGAGTCAATCGGATGCAGGCAGTTCAGATTCGTAACCACTCTTTTCGTTTCAAGGCTGCCCTCTCGACTCTGGTTTGGGCCTGCTTCCTCTGTTTCTCGACCTCGGTTGTCGTTGCACAGGATCTGCAGGCTCAGGTTCGGCGCAAGATCACGGGCACCGAACTGGCCAAGGCTTCTTTTACTGCCGTGGCATTGGATCCCAGCGACGGCC contains the following coding sequences:
- a CDS encoding response regulator, whose protein sequence is MMAHEDTNPVDLLADAGSAQPRVLLVDDNEQNLELLQAYLEDLPCEIVTATDGIDALARAAEVDPDVIVLDIMMPRMSGFQVCERVKADKTLRDIPVIMVTALNEVGDVERAVDAGADDFLTKPVNRLELVTRVTSLMRVRQLKRQLDHAVDAVRRMRNEGGSA
- a CDS encoding TolC family protein — translated: MHTHRRGFWTLTAGGLFLFAGGCSSPLGQRSELELRRAMHETVRREVEAAERSRAMRTTQRRSTVADLGLSDRVLEQLQRDYDPNRYLDELATRAREKTEGAADHGNPIQYLMDEDLFGGQQAVVGVSLERAVKSAVRNNLDVAIAQFGPAQREADVVIAQAAFDWAFVGSLDWQDTDQPRASTAIPGFGGGGVVMASDQTVTGSAGLERTLITGGQFSIAQRYVYTDTRETFFGSVPSPDPSTAAALVLDFTQPVLRGFGSDVNLSEIRIRQNAERRAIAEFQRTLMSTVSEVESAYWDLVRAQWELVILSKLVARGEAVRDDIRVRSILDADPAQIADAVAQVESRKGDVLRAQRAVRQASDRLKLLINDPRLALSDEITLIPTDAALDQPIEFSLYDAILTAIDRRPEIQQAILSIDDASIRQLLAENRRLPQLDLRAQLALLGLDDDLGGATRHQTRGEFIDNFLLGVLLRQPIGNRAAEAGYRQSRLDRMQSVVAYRREVQAAIAQVRSALDDVVTNYRLIEQARTSRLAAAEALRTLLVKKELMVGGYTVERLNLELGQQASLAAAERAEQAALIDYNLSIARLHQAMGTVLERNRINFIVPDANQLLDGESVLDVTSP
- a CDS encoding threonylcarbamoyl-AMP synthase — protein: MHDTHAQLEVAVAKLRRGELVAFPTETVYGLGAAAFDEAAVAKVFETKSRPSTNPLIVHVASVDMARTACTEWPEHAQILAEAFWPGPLSIVVRRSERVPASVAAGGPTVCLRMPAHPLALALIEAFGEPIIGPSANRSGHVSPTTAEHVRTEFPDVFVLDGGPCRVGIESTVVDVTSNRPAILRPGAIGAARIETVLGVSLRNAPGEESIARSPGLLHRHYAPRTPTLLCEAWSEFDVPDARVVVLTQRGADVPKQFTAIHMPSDAEGYAALLYDALRRADAMGTELIIVERPSGPGDMSLWVAIGDRLERASAQDKHP
- the rlmKL gene encoding bifunctional 23S rRNA (guanine(2069)-N(7))-methyltransferase RlmK/23S rRNA (guanine(2445)-N(2))-methyltransferase RlmL produces the protein MSIDNMGGDNVTGDMDLIAVTAFGLEAVAVRELHDLGFVDAKAYDTGRIGFRGSFEAIARANLHLRSAERVLIRVGSFPALDFDALFEGVKSMPWERWLGQDVAFDVAGRSVKSALSSVPAIQRSTKRAIADRLLSAHCASDLPETGPKFSIEVALLRDQATLTIDTTGPGLNKRGYRDLVGEAQLRETMAAALVMLSFWKPERPLIDPFCGTGTIVIEAAMIGRRIAPGVKRSFDFEQWAITPSQIMPSLREEARSREVSSLPQRIVATDISADALEMARHHARRAGVEDDIHFQQRDFADLRAKAEFGCVITNPPYGQRIGDATELHRLYESFPEVLARLPTWSHFVLTAYPDFERLVGREADRRRKLFNANIEVTYYQFHGPRPATTDEPEAPEAKPVPVFGGLDERAHKQAEMFATVLSKHARHLRKWAERGVPCYRLYERDIPEVPLVVDVYEGRLHIAEYERPHERDAGQHAAWLELMVRTASQALGIDRRHAYLKKRGRQRGTQQYERVSERAHVFTVHEHGLKFEVNLSDYVDTGLFLDHRITRAMVRERARGTHFLNLFGYTGAFTVYAAAGGAADTTTVDLSTTYLDWAERNLVLNKLDAPEHELVQADAMSYLLSLPARPRFDLAVVDPPTFSNSKRTEEIWDVQRDHRPLLTTLHARLHPGALVYFSTNFRKFKPDIPECFDVREITAKTIPEDFRNKKIHYCYLLKAL